Proteins from a genomic interval of Drosophila melanogaster chromosome 2R:
- the CG13532 gene encoding uncharacterized protein, which yields MAGWRGRGLRATLLAVLALLSVTHSVRITNLRVPRTYTLFRDHEPDPLVLDCEVEIGPREQGFVLKWLFNNHSIYQWIPSVKGFAMGFMKSKIDTKIFTMEGSPGVISIKNPDWNMTGEYTCAVQTFESTDKRSARLQIIVPESDFMLEARMSGSRMDVDIMCAVQHVFPQPMLSVMFDTHILDSVLTQLDQDPSGLYSMTVRTRIPRDQLESPTPITCAFILVGTNYTKRRETIFYDKASTIQRKWTTVAVVMSIASLALSS from the exons GCTGCTGGCCGTGCTCGCGTTACTCTCGG TCACTCACTCGGTGCGCATCACCAACCTGCGGGTGCCACGCACCTACACGCTGTTCCGAGACCACGAACCCGATCCTCTGGTGCTCGACTGCGAGGTGGAGATCGGGCCGCGGGAGCAAGGATTCGTCCTCAAATGGCTGTTCAATAACCACTCCATCTACCAGTGGATACCATCGGTCAAGGGGTTCGCCATG GGCTTCATGAAGTCGAAGATAGACACCAAAATATTCACTATGGAGGGCAGTCCCGGTGTTATATCGATAAAGAATCCCGACTGGAACATGACGGGGGAGTACACCTGTGCAGTGCAGACCTTCGAGTCCACGGATAAGCGGAGTGCCCGCCTGCAAATAATCG TTCCTGAATCGGATTTCATGCTGGAAGCGCGGATGAGCGGTTCGCGTATGGACGTGGACATCATGTGTGCGGTCCAGCACGTCTTCCCGCAACCCATGCTGTCTGTCAT GTTTGACACCCACATACTGGACTCGGTACTGACGCAGTTGGACCAGGACCCCAGTGGCCTCTACAGCATGACCGTTCGCACCCGCATTCCTAGAGATCAACTCGAGTCCCCCACCCCAATCACCTGTGCGTTTATCCTAGTTGGCACCAACTACACCAAGCGCCGGGAGACTATTTTCTATG ATAAGGCCTCAACTATACAACGCAAGTGGACAACGGTCGCCGTAGTCATGTCCATCGCATCCTTAGCTCTAAGCAGTTAG